A genomic window from Flavobacterium phycosphaerae includes:
- a CDS encoding class I SAM-dependent methyltransferase: MEASFDKAAATYDQTFTHTEVGKMQRTMVYTELSKHLASVQNLLEINCGTGEDAIWLARQNFNVVATDISSKMIEVAKNKGNFSNLNFKVADINAVATIFDGEHFDLLFSNFGGLNCLSKPELENFFKNTGAILAEKGKLALVIMPKDTLWERLYFLAKANFSIISRRKKENTIAHVDGENVPTYYYNPKDIVNLSEANFETVAVKPIGFLVPPSYLDGFFKNKKGLLRFLKAVEQRIKDWSFLSRFADHYIIVLQKR; the protein is encoded by the coding sequence ATGGAAGCTAGTTTTGACAAAGCAGCCGCTACCTACGACCAAACATTTACCCATACCGAAGTTGGGAAAATGCAACGCACTATGGTTTACACCGAATTATCGAAGCACTTAGCTTCCGTTCAAAACCTACTCGAAATTAACTGCGGAACCGGAGAAGATGCCATTTGGTTGGCTCGGCAAAATTTCAATGTTGTTGCCACAGATATTTCTTCAAAAATGATTGAAGTAGCCAAAAACAAAGGAAATTTCAGCAACCTCAACTTTAAAGTGGCTGATATTAATGCTGTTGCCACGATTTTTGATGGCGAACATTTTGATTTGCTGTTTTCCAACTTTGGCGGTTTGAATTGTTTGTCAAAACCGGAATTGGAAAATTTTTTCAAAAATACGGGTGCAATCCTTGCAGAAAAAGGCAAACTGGCTTTGGTTATTATGCCTAAAGATACGCTTTGGGAACGTTTATATTTTTTGGCGAAAGCAAATTTCTCTATCATTTCAAGACGAAAAAAAGAAAACACCATTGCCCACGTTGACGGAGAAAATGTACCAACTTACTACTATAACCCAAAAGATATCGTAAATTTATCAGAAGCTAATTTTGAAACCGTTGCTGTAAAGCCTATTGGTTTTTTGGTACCGCCTTCCTATTTGGATGGTTTTTTTAAAAACAAAAAAGGTCTATTACGCTTTTTAAAGGCTGTTGAACAGCGAATAAAAGATTGGTCATTCCTTTCAAGATTCGCTGATCATTACATTATAGTATTGCAAAAACGATGA
- a CDS encoding MATE family efflux transporter has protein sequence MKNKSLKRFGLITNNTIRQILISVFSAVIPFLVIHYSSKMIWGSFVSLFLYSLLAVQIINWGNKEYLLRQFSMYPREIATNFSENITTRFPLVILFSVIGLFFFPISFGFWVLIWLLGRYLNHSVEALVLYQKKFNASILIEVISFFVFGVTFYLLKENISVYILLVLYSSYQLLKGLLYFIVFRSYFLMKKAVVKISFFKASFSFFVLSVMGFLVSKIDVYIIEKFGDTIITADYQIINSLLVFSMSVATFVYAPFTKMIYRNTDDVIAKSKKSMALIGLLIVPAALFCIFFIVEWYLKTHLPFFFYLIAFLYIYPSYVYGLDIVNLFKQHREKTVVKYLFIGVIMNALLSSLFLQMHWGITGALLGSAVTQLVVLVLFKSIKN, from the coding sequence TTGAAAAACAAGTCACTCAAAAGATTTGGTTTAATCACCAACAATACCATTCGCCAAATATTGATTTCTGTATTTAGTGCCGTTATTCCGTTTTTGGTTATTCATTACTCTTCTAAAATGATTTGGGGCTCTTTCGTTTCTTTATTTCTGTATTCATTATTGGCGGTACAAATCATCAATTGGGGAAATAAGGAGTACTTGCTCCGTCAGTTCAGCATGTATCCAAGAGAAATAGCAACTAATTTTTCGGAAAACATAACCACTCGATTTCCTTTGGTCATATTGTTTTCAGTGATTGGACTGTTCTTTTTTCCTATTTCTTTTGGGTTTTGGGTTTTGATTTGGCTTTTAGGAAGGTACTTAAATCATTCTGTTGAGGCATTGGTACTTTACCAAAAAAAGTTCAATGCTTCCATACTGATTGAAGTCATTAGTTTTTTTGTTTTTGGAGTTACTTTCTACTTGCTAAAAGAAAACATTAGTGTTTATATCCTTCTGGTACTCTACAGCAGTTATCAATTACTAAAGGGCTTACTGTATTTCATAGTATTTAGAAGTTATTTTTTGATGAAAAAGGCGGTTGTCAAAATATCTTTTTTTAAAGCTTCCTTTTCTTTCTTTGTATTGTCGGTAATGGGGTTTTTAGTTTCCAAAATTGATGTCTATATTATCGAGAAATTTGGTGACACTATTATCACGGCCGATTATCAAATCATTAATAGTTTATTGGTTTTTAGCATGTCGGTAGCAACATTTGTGTATGCTCCTTTCACCAAAATGATTTATAGGAACACGGATGATGTGATTGCAAAATCTAAGAAATCTATGGCGTTAATAGGTTTACTAATAGTTCCCGCAGCCTTATTTTGTATATTTTTTATAGTCGAATGGTATTTAAAAACCCATTTACCCTTCTTTTTTTACTTGATTGCTTTCCTATATATTTATCCGTCATATGTTTATGGATTAGATATTGTAAATTTGTTTAAACAACATCGGGAAAAAACGGTTGTAAAATACCTTTTTATCGGAGTAATCATGAATGCATTGTTGAGTTCTCTTTTTTTACAAATGCATTGGGGTATCACGGGAGCGTTATTGGGCAGTGCGGTTACTCAACTTGTTGTTTTAGTTTTATTCAAGTCAATTAAAAACTAA
- a CDS encoding methyltransferase, which translates to MDFLETNASKNNLTLKAVYSDLFQSIESQPFDYIVINPPYYPKTAQNVKEQAWFCGENFDYFEKLFQQLPNHITIDTNCFMILSQDCAIEKIKAIALKNAIAFTLVLEKKEWVETNYIFKLTSL; encoded by the coding sequence TTGGATTTTTTGGAAACTAACGCTTCTAAAAATAATTTAACCCTGAAAGCTGTTTATTCTGATTTGTTTCAAAGTATAGAAAGCCAACCTTTTGATTACATCGTTATCAATCCGCCCTATTATCCCAAAACCGCCCAAAATGTAAAAGAGCAAGCTTGGTTTTGCGGCGAAAATTTTGATTACTTTGAAAAACTCTTCCAACAACTGCCCAATCATATAACCATTGACACTAATTGCTTTATGATACTTTCACAGGATTGTGCAATAGAAAAAATAAAAGCCATAGCCTTAAAAAATGCCATAGCTTTTACTTTGGTTCTGGAAAAAAAGGAATGGGTGGAAACCAATTATATTTTTAAACTAACTTCTTTGTAG
- a CDS encoding aryl-sulfate sulfotransferase, with amino-acid sequence MELAKKITVFTLSICWVLFLFSCSNNEYVDPDNKLTAIKIATGEIYPAFNPEIKDYYITSINTLNPIEITLDDFDPTKNIYINNVKVLSKITTVKLQPGENIIIKSGYHTDTTVTYTIHYLPADMPKINVITKNNPSEGYILINLFDLSPVITYDYSYIAILNNDGYPVYYKRLPYPGVINFKYFDIGNNQKRFSYNVNDIGKIVVMNEKFEEIKQLDLLPNNNHGNYPTDNHDCLYLDDNHYILPAYITRENVDMTAFGGSNSVNLGEFVFQEIQNNQVLFEWNTADHTELLSATDPIYYAQYATSPKVDYFHFNSINIDPNDNNFIISARHTNQVYKVNRNTGAIMWRFGGSSDDFNLTENEIISHPHHATMLPNGHLLLFDNGVTKNPKQTRIAEFALDEVNLTADLVYEYKDIGRYSDIMGSVQKMPNGNYFIGWGGNITSQINASKSDITEVDANGNIVLDISFSNNPNSFTYSYRALKYNINFNE; translated from the coding sequence ATGGAACTAGCAAAAAAAATCACTGTTTTTACCTTATCCATTTGTTGGGTTCTTTTTTTATTTTCATGTTCCAACAACGAATACGTTGATCCCGATAACAAACTAACTGCTATAAAAATAGCAACCGGTGAAATATATCCGGCATTTAATCCCGAAATCAAGGATTACTATATCACTTCTATCAACACACTAAACCCTATTGAGATAACCCTGGATGACTTTGACCCAACTAAAAACATCTACATAAACAATGTAAAAGTGTTGAGCAAAATCACAACTGTCAAATTGCAACCTGGGGAAAATATTATTATCAAATCCGGATATCATACTGATACCACCGTAACCTATACCATTCATTATCTTCCGGCGGACATGCCTAAAATTAATGTGATAACCAAAAACAATCCTTCAGAGGGATATATCCTTATAAATCTGTTTGATTTATCACCGGTTATAACTTACGACTACAGTTATATTGCTATCCTGAACAATGATGGATATCCGGTTTATTACAAGAGACTGCCGTATCCCGGAGTAATTAATTTCAAATATTTTGACATCGGTAACAACCAAAAAAGATTCAGTTATAATGTAAACGACATAGGTAAAATTGTAGTAATGAATGAAAAATTTGAAGAAATAAAACAGCTGGATTTACTTCCGAATAATAACCATGGAAATTATCCGACTGACAATCATGATTGCCTTTATCTGGATGACAATCACTATATTCTTCCGGCTTATATTACTCGGGAAAATGTAGATATGACAGCTTTTGGCGGAAGTAATTCGGTAAATTTAGGTGAGTTTGTATTTCAGGAAATACAAAACAATCAGGTTCTATTTGAATGGAATACCGCAGACCATACCGAATTGTTGAGCGCGACAGACCCTATTTATTATGCTCAATATGCTACTAGTCCGAAGGTAGATTATTTCCATTTCAATTCAATTAACATTGACCCAAACGATAATAATTTCATCATTTCTGCCCGACACACCAATCAGGTTTATAAAGTAAACCGAAACACGGGAGCTATTATGTGGCGTTTTGGCGGTAGCAGTGATGATTTTAATCTGACTGAAAATGAAATCATTTCTCACCCTCATCATGCAACTATGCTTCCTAATGGTCATTTACTGTTGTTTGATAATGGTGTAACCAAAAATCCGAAACAAACACGTATCGCAGAATTTGCCCTTGACGAAGTAAATTTGACTGCCGATTTGGTTTATGAATACAAAGACATCGGCCGATATTCTGACATAATGGGTTCCGTTCAAAAAATGCCTAACGGGAACTATTTTATCGGTTGGGGCGGCAACATAACATCACAGATTAATGCCAGCAAATCAGACATTACAGAAGTTGATGCCAATGGCAACATTGTATTAGACATAAGTTTCAGCAATAATCCCAACAGTTTTACTTACTCTTACAGAGCTTTGAAATACAATATTAACTTTAATGAATAA
- a CDS encoding glycosyltransferase family 87 protein, giving the protein MKKALLKYYGFLPLLLLCGFYLFKAMTFPIHDFANYYFGGHFLAEGHFNSTIYFPYEFNKAIADLGHQHIFASYAPNTPFLAVLFALFSFLAVAKAKLLFNILSIVLFVISIVRLFSHYKLNSNYALLIPLLFLVPIKNELLFGQVYFLLFFLLAEGWLEYEKKRWKTMALFWSLAILLKVFPVLLVFLLLFKKEWKPLFYLILSSLLLFGMSLLFTGFDIWVFYLKEVLPKASQGEIATAFVTNYQSVFMFLKQLLVFDAVENPGAIGNQPILFTALMVSFKVGLLIIGFFISKRVPNLLYVLAYWILTMILLSPYGSTYTLILLLFPFLALLKSEIATIKKAVCISLLFLINNLPLSIFIDNTFPFSYLRLLGLLLFFGILISFFYKTIRWKMVALLAISSMILVLVFQKKDSENSVTLLQKSPILIYDYKIENNLLTYYFWDENGREKKSIPCGFFSFKHLDIKNNQVFYNTKQLTFDRSHKLKPILIDNNIVIYLSDLGRGIGFYTLRKTELH; this is encoded by the coding sequence ATGAAAAAGGCTTTGCTCAAATATTATGGTTTCCTTCCACTGCTTTTGCTCTGTGGTTTTTATTTGTTCAAAGCGATGACCTTTCCCATTCATGATTTTGCCAATTACTATTTCGGCGGACATTTTTTAGCAGAAGGACATTTCAACTCCACGATTTATTTCCCCTACGAATTCAACAAAGCGATTGCTGATTTGGGTCATCAACATATTTTTGCCAGCTATGCTCCCAACACTCCTTTTCTGGCGGTGCTGTTTGCTCTTTTTTCTTTTTTGGCTGTAGCCAAAGCCAAGCTGCTTTTCAATATTCTTTCGATTGTTTTATTTGTGATTTCAATTGTTCGATTGTTTTCGCATTACAAACTAAATTCAAACTACGCATTACTGATTCCGTTGTTGTTTTTGGTTCCGATAAAAAACGAATTGCTGTTTGGACAAGTTTACTTTTTATTATTTTTCCTATTGGCGGAAGGCTGGCTGGAGTATGAAAAAAAACGTTGGAAAACCATGGCTTTGTTTTGGAGTTTGGCCATTTTACTAAAAGTATTTCCGGTGTTACTCGTGTTTCTTTTACTATTTAAAAAAGAATGGAAACCTTTGTTTTATTTGATTCTGTCTAGCTTATTGCTTTTCGGGATGTCTCTTTTATTCACCGGGTTTGACATTTGGGTTTTCTATCTTAAAGAAGTGTTGCCAAAAGCTTCCCAAGGTGAAATCGCGACAGCCTTTGTAACTAACTACCAATCGGTTTTTATGTTTTTGAAACAACTTCTGGTGTTTGATGCCGTTGAAAATCCGGGAGCAATTGGTAATCAACCTATTTTGTTTACAGCCCTTATGGTGTCTTTTAAAGTGGGACTATTGATTATTGGCTTTTTCATTTCCAAAAGAGTGCCTAATTTGCTTTATGTTTTGGCTTATTGGATTTTGACTATGATTCTGCTTTCTCCCTACGGAAGCACCTATACCTTAATTTTGTTGCTTTTCCCTTTTTTGGCTTTATTGAAAAGCGAAATAGCAACCATCAAGAAAGCGGTCTGTATCAGCTTGTTGTTTTTGATAAATAATCTCCCTTTATCCATTTTTATTGACAATACATTTCCGTTTTCTTATTTGAGATTGTTGGGATTGTTGCTATTTTTCGGAATACTGATTTCGTTTTTTTACAAAACTATCCGTTGGAAAATGGTGGCTCTGCTTGCTATTTCTTCTATGATTTTAGTATTGGTTTTCCAAAAAAAAGACTCCGAGAATTCAGTAACATTGCTGCAAAAAAGCCCGATTTTGATTTATGATTACAAAATAGAAAACAACTTATTAACGTATTACTTTTGGGATGAAAACGGAAGAGAAAAGAAATCAATCCCTTGTGGCTTTTTCTCTTTTAAACATTTAGACATAAAAAACAACCAAGTATTTTATAACACTAAACAACTGACTTTTGATCGGAGTCACAAACTTAAGCCGATACTGATTGATAACAATATCGTCATTTATCTTTCTGATTTAGGCAGAGGTATTGGGTTTTATACGTTAAGAAAAACAGAATTACATTGA
- a CDS encoding B12-binding domain-containing radical SAM protein produces MNNSKIILFNPKSANCKHRIPNSILQVGASVHGHYEYVFVDGNLEKDPWQTIENYLKTGEFKYFGSTVMPGPQLRQAIPFTKKIKELYPETITVWGGYFAANQYKVSLESNVVDYIINGPGDVAFPSLITALEENNKETIFLIKNLIYKDKKGEIIKTAVEALLDQDTLPKFPYDYLNSFYPVQQYLAKTFMGNKTLSYHSSMGCPFSCSFCAVVPIYNAKWKGMSAARIYEDVKYFKDQYNIDAVEFHDNNFFTSKKRVLEFSELIMDDNLSYWGEGRIDTINMYSDAELKLMRKAGCKMIFLGAETGNDAVLKQMNKGGTQTGQMIKDFVLRMKNADIIPELSFVLGMPAKTEKEVYDQILWDINFIKEIKVINPNAEIIIYLFSPVPTEGSELYQQILDAGFSFPQQLEDWISPSWENFDLRKNPLTPWLKPYMIDTIKNFETVLNGYYPTVSDFRIRGFKKTILQSVSSFRYKTGFYHYPYEIKALHKLWKYRQPEIEGFYSE; encoded by the coding sequence ATGAATAATTCAAAAATCATCCTCTTCAATCCCAAAAGTGCCAACTGCAAGCACCGTATACCCAATTCTATTTTGCAGGTGGGCGCTTCTGTTCATGGCCACTATGAGTATGTTTTTGTGGATGGCAATTTGGAAAAAGATCCTTGGCAAACCATTGAAAATTATTTAAAAACGGGCGAATTCAAATACTTTGGTTCAACCGTAATGCCCGGACCTCAGTTGCGTCAAGCGATTCCGTTTACCAAAAAAATAAAAGAATTGTATCCGGAAACCATCACTGTTTGGGGCGGCTATTTTGCAGCCAATCAGTATAAAGTTTCCTTAGAATCTAATGTTGTTGACTATATAATTAACGGTCCCGGCGATGTGGCGTTTCCTTCATTGATTACTGCTTTGGAAGAAAACAACAAGGAAACCATTTTCCTGATTAAGAATCTCATTTATAAAGACAAGAAAGGTGAAATTATCAAAACAGCCGTAGAAGCTTTGCTTGATCAAGACACCTTGCCGAAGTTTCCGTATGACTACTTGAACTCGTTTTATCCAGTGCAACAGTATTTGGCCAAAACTTTTATGGGAAATAAAACCCTGTCCTATCACTCTAGTATGGGCTGTCCGTTTTCTTGTTCGTTTTGTGCTGTTGTTCCGATTTACAATGCCAAATGGAAAGGCATGTCAGCTGCCCGAATTTATGAAGACGTGAAATATTTCAAAGACCAATACAACATTGACGCCGTTGAATTTCACGACAATAATTTCTTTACTTCCAAAAAAAGGGTCCTTGAATTCTCGGAACTGATTATGGATGACAACCTCAGTTATTGGGGCGAAGGCCGTATTGATACTATTAATATGTATAGCGATGCCGAACTGAAGTTAATGCGAAAAGCCGGCTGCAAGATGATTTTTTTGGGTGCCGAGACCGGTAACGATGCCGTGCTTAAGCAAATGAACAAAGGCGGAACCCAAACCGGTCAAATGATAAAGGATTTTGTCCTCCGAATGAAAAACGCTGATATTATTCCGGAACTTTCTTTTGTACTAGGCATGCCGGCTAAAACCGAGAAAGAAGTGTATGATCAGATTTTGTGGGACATCAATTTCATCAAAGAAATTAAAGTCATCAACCCGAATGCTGAGATTATCATTTACCTTTTTAGTCCGGTGCCTACAGAAGGTTCCGAACTGTACCAACAAATTCTTGATGCCGGGTTTTCGTTTCCGCAGCAGTTGGAAGACTGGATATCGCCGAGTTGGGAAAACTTTGATTTGCGCAAAAATCCTTTGACACCTTGGTTAAAGCCTTATATGATTGATACTATTAAAAATTTTGAAACAGTGTTGAACGGTTATTACCCGACGGTTTCTGATTTTAGGATACGCGGATTTAAGAAAACCATCCTGCAATCGGTTTCCAGTTTTCGTTACAAAACAGGATTCTATCATTATCCATACGAAATAAAAGCATTACACAAACTTTGGAAATACCGACAGCCGGAGATTGAAGGATTTTATTCAGAATAG
- a CDS encoding B12-binding domain-containing radical SAM protein: protein MSILFTHAYYLSDDPKEQKIMKPYPPLGLLYVSAYLKSKNIDNAVFDTTFSSQKEQLDFILAQQPKIICIYTNLMTKIEVIKLINILKTETFGFPKIVLGGPDVTYNIENYLKAGADFLVIGEGEETTFELYQTIMANGDLHQINGVAFLENDTIIQTTARTKFKELDELPLPNREAINMQNYLDTWKTNHGQSSMTISTQRGCPYTCKWCSTAVYGQSYRRRPANQVATEMKMLKEKYNPDALWFVDDVFTVSHKWLLAFREEVLKQDAVIPFECITRAERLNTEILQLLKEVGCFRIWIGAESGSQTIIDAMDRRVDVNQVKKVIQETNSMGIETGTFIMLGYPGETEKDITETIQYLKDANPTLYTITVAYPIKGTSLYTEIEHKITQQPDWATSTDRDIDFKRTYSRKYYQYAVSKVVNEVEWHKTHSKTSLKALTLKTKSLLASGLMKISK from the coding sequence ATGAGTATTTTATTTACCCACGCTTATTATTTATCCGATGACCCTAAGGAGCAAAAGATAATGAAACCCTATCCGCCATTAGGGTTGCTCTATGTTTCGGCCTATTTGAAAAGTAAAAATATTGACAATGCCGTTTTTGATACTACGTTTTCTTCCCAAAAGGAACAGCTCGATTTTATTTTAGCCCAACAACCCAAAATCATTTGCATCTACACCAATTTAATGACCAAAATTGAAGTGATTAAATTGATTAACATTTTAAAAACTGAAACATTTGGTTTCCCGAAAATTGTTCTTGGCGGACCGGATGTAACCTATAATATTGAAAATTATCTAAAAGCCGGTGCCGATTTTTTAGTCATAGGCGAAGGAGAGGAAACTACGTTTGAACTCTATCAAACCATTATGGCAAATGGCGATTTGCATCAAATAAACGGCGTTGCCTTTTTGGAAAACGATACAATCATTCAAACTACTGCCAGAACCAAATTCAAAGAACTAGACGAATTGCCTTTACCCAATAGAGAAGCCATCAATATGCAAAACTATTTGGATACTTGGAAAACCAATCACGGGCAAAGCTCGATGACGATTTCTACGCAGCGCGGTTGTCCTTATACCTGCAAATGGTGCAGCACAGCGGTCTACGGACAAAGCTATCGCCGTCGACCGGCAAATCAAGTGGCAACAGAAATGAAAATGTTGAAAGAAAAATACAATCCGGATGCGCTTTGGTTTGTGGATGACGTATTTACTGTGAGTCACAAATGGTTGTTGGCGTTTCGGGAAGAAGTGTTGAAACAAGACGCGGTCATTCCGTTTGAATGCATAACGAGAGCGGAACGATTGAACACTGAAATTTTACAATTACTGAAAGAAGTGGGCTGTTTCCGCATCTGGATTGGTGCCGAAAGCGGTTCGCAAACCATCATTGATGCCATGGACAGAAGAGTGGATGTTAATCAGGTAAAAAAAGTGATTCAAGAAACGAATTCTATGGGCATTGAAACCGGAACTTTCATCATGCTTGGTTATCCGGGTGAAACCGAAAAAGACATTACCGAAACCATTCAATATTTAAAAGATGCCAATCCGACTTTGTACACCATAACCGTCGCTTATCCTATCAAAGGAACGAGCTTGTACACCGAAATTGAACACAAAATCACCCAACAGCCCGATTGGGCAACTTCGACCGATAGGGACATCGATTTTAAACGTACCTATTCCAGAAAATATTACCAATACGCTGTGAGTAAAGTGGTTAATGAAGTCGAATGGCACAAAACCCATTCCAAAACCAGTTTAAAAGCCTTGACATTAAAAACTAAGTCGTTGCTTGCCAGCGGACTAATGAAAATCAGCAAATAA
- a CDS encoding LacI family DNA-binding transcriptional regulator, which translates to MKSKATLKQIAKELGVSVSTVSKALNGSPEISEPTKQRVQEYAKLKNYKPNVIGLSLKNRRTKTIGVIIPNILNSFFAKVFSGIEKVADAKGYKVITCISNESLEKEINALEMLSNGTIDGFILSIAEESQKMHKFNHFTTIINEGTPIVMFDRIADEVNCDKVVVDDFESAVNATEHLIKTGCRKIALLSTIDNLSVGKLREKGFYKAIESKGVAVDKNLIILTDNTDDFDKKAADFFTKYKPDGVFALDEHSSIAAMKLGLKAGLKIPEDLSIIGFADGVWSRRMTPSLSTVSQHGPEIGEVAAQLLIDKLESQEETFTFSTTTVKTELRQRESTKKLV; encoded by the coding sequence ATGAAATCGAAAGCGACATTAAAACAAATTGCCAAAGAACTAGGCGTTTCTGTTTCCACTGTTTCCAAAGCACTAAATGGAAGCCCTGAAATCAGTGAGCCTACTAAGCAACGCGTACAAGAATATGCCAAATTGAAAAATTATAAGCCGAATGTGATTGGTTTGAGCCTTAAGAACAGGAGAACCAAAACGATAGGTGTTATTATTCCGAATATATTAAACTCTTTTTTTGCTAAAGTATTCAGCGGTATTGAAAAGGTGGCTGATGCCAAAGGGTATAAAGTAATTACTTGTATCTCGAATGAATCTTTAGAAAAAGAAATCAATGCGCTCGAAATGCTGAGTAACGGAACTATAGACGGTTTTATTCTTTCCATTGCGGAGGAATCTCAAAAGATGCATAAGTTCAATCACTTTACCACCATCATCAACGAAGGTACTCCAATAGTAATGTTTGACCGCATAGCCGATGAGGTAAATTGCGATAAAGTAGTGGTGGATGATTTTGAATCGGCCGTTAATGCTACTGAACATTTAATCAAAACTGGTTGCCGAAAAATTGCGTTACTCTCTACCATCGATAATTTAAGTGTTGGCAAACTCAGAGAAAAAGGGTTTTACAAAGCCATAGAAAGCAAAGGGGTTGCCGTTGATAAAAACCTGATTATTCTAACAGACAACACAGACGATTTCGATAAAAAAGCGGCTGATTTTTTTACCAAATACAAGCCCGATGGTGTGTTTGCTCTTGACGAACATTCTTCTATTGCGGCAATGAAATTGGGGCTAAAGGCAGGTTTGAAAATCCCCGAAGACTTATCCATCATTGGTTTTGCCGATGGCGTTTGGTCGCGCCGTATGACTCCGAGCTTATCAACGGTCAGTCAACACGGTCCCGAAATTGGTGAAGTGGCAGCACAATTGTTAATTGATAAATTGGAAAGTCAGGAAGAAACGTTCACCTTTTCAACAACTACCGTTAAAACCGAATTGCGACAAAGAGAATCTACAAAGAAGTTAGTTTAA
- a CDS encoding glycosyltransferase family 2 protein: MINNKKIIVVLPAYNAAKTLQKTVEEIPFDVVDEVILTDDFSNDETIQVAQKIGIKHIIAHDKNKGYGANQKSCYQKALELNADIIVMLHPDYQYTPKLIPAMCTLVANDLYEVVLGSRILSKGALKGGMPLYKYISNRVLTFIQNILMNQKISEYHTGYRCFDAKILQQIDFNNNSDDFVFDNEIIAQCCFIKARIGEISCPAKYFEEASSINFRRSITYGLGVLRVSVAYFLQRTQLMRFSIYKNL, from the coding sequence ATGATCAATAACAAAAAAATAATCGTCGTACTGCCTGCCTACAATGCGGCCAAAACACTTCAAAAAACGGTTGAAGAAATTCCGTTTGATGTGGTAGATGAAGTTATTTTGACCGATGATTTTAGCAACGACGAAACAATTCAAGTTGCCCAAAAAATTGGCATTAAACACATAATTGCCCACGACAAAAACAAAGGCTATGGGGCCAATCAAAAATCATGTTACCAGAAAGCCTTGGAGCTTAATGCGGACATTATTGTGATGTTGCATCCTGATTACCAGTATACACCCAAGCTTATTCCGGCCATGTGTACTTTGGTGGCGAATGATTTGTATGAGGTGGTTTTAGGCTCTCGCATTTTAAGTAAAGGCGCACTCAAAGGCGGCATGCCGTTGTATAAATATATTTCTAATAGGGTTTTGACTTTTATTCAAAACATATTGATGAATCAAAAAATATCCGAATACCATACCGGTTATCGTTGTTTTGATGCTAAAATTTTGCAGCAAATCGACTTTAATAACAACTCGGATGATTTTGTCTTTGACAATGAAATCATAGCTCAATGTTGTTTTATCAAAGCCCGAATTGGTGAAATCTCGTGTCCGGCCAAGTATTTTGAAGAAGCCAGTTCCATCAATTTTAGACGAAGTATCACTTACGGTTTGGGGGTTTTGCGGGTTTCCGTTGCTTATTTTTTACAACGAACCCAACTGATGCGTTTTTCTATTTATAAAAATTTATGA
- a CDS encoding class I SAM-dependent methyltransferase has product MRTFLKKITHPFLKLGLNAYYSKPRNYTYDGIQIKIHPDVFPPQLTLSTKILLDFIKESELKNKTFLELGCGSGIISLLAAKKKQ; this is encoded by the coding sequence ATGAGAACATTTTTAAAGAAAATAACACATCCTTTTTTGAAATTGGGTTTGAATGCCTACTATTCCAAACCCAGGAACTATACCTATGACGGTATCCAAATCAAAATACACCCTGATGTTTTTCCGCCACAACTGACATTAAGCACCAAAATTTTATTGGATTTCATAAAAGAATCCGAATTGAAAAACAAGACCTTTTTAGAATTGGGTTGTGGTAGTGGTATTATTTCGCTTTTGGCAGCAAAGAAAAAGCAGTAG